In the Lysinibacillus sp. PLM2 genome, one interval contains:
- a CDS encoding LytR family transcriptional regulator: protein MEDHQLHETRTTRKRQKKRKFRKGRVFILLFVLLIASAALYIFNEYRSGLELASETRLPEEPFVADEPINNVTNYLIIGVDSRGEEKSRSDTMMLLSWDKSTNELKLVSFMRDIYAEIPGYQSYKLNTAYFLGGVQLLKDTLSGMFDIPIHHYALIDFHSFESLIDILAPEGIEIDVEKDMSAYIGVSLSQGVQKLNGKELLGYARFRHDEKGDFGRVERQQKVIEALKNELLSPKSVIKLPKLIGAAQGYITTDMTTAEEINTVTSILLGGGVKIEKLTIPVEGTYSYGSYQHAGSVIEIDIEENKNKLHEFINIDS, encoded by the coding sequence ATGGAAGATCATCAACTTCATGAAACCAGAACAACAAGGAAACGACAAAAAAAACGGAAGTTTCGAAAAGGTAGAGTCTTTATCCTCTTATTTGTCTTACTTATTGCAAGTGCTGCTCTTTACATTTTTAATGAGTATCGTAGTGGTCTTGAATTAGCAAGTGAGACTAGACTTCCTGAAGAACCTTTTGTTGCTGACGAACCTATCAATAATGTTACGAATTATTTAATTATCGGAGTAGATAGTAGGGGGGAGGAAAAGTCACGTTCAGATACAATGATGCTGTTGTCTTGGGATAAATCTACTAATGAACTAAAGCTCGTATCATTTATGCGAGATATTTATGCAGAAATACCAGGATATCAATCCTATAAATTGAATACTGCTTATTTTTTAGGTGGTGTGCAATTGCTGAAAGATACTCTATCTGGAATGTTTGATATTCCTATTCATCATTATGCTTTAATTGATTTTCATAGCTTTGAATCTCTCATTGATATTTTGGCTCCAGAGGGTATTGAAATTGATGTCGAAAAAGATATGTCTGCATATATTGGTGTATCGTTATCTCAAGGTGTTCAAAAATTAAATGGCAAAGAGCTTTTAGGTTATGCAAGATTTAGACACGATGAAAAAGGGGATTTTGGTCGTGTTGAACGACAGCAAAAAGTAATTGAAGCATTAAAAAATGAATTATTATCACCAAAAAGTGTTATAAAGTTACCGAAATTAATTGGGGCTGCGCAAGGATATATAACAACGGACATGACTACAGCTGAGGAGATAAATACAGTTACTTCAATCCTACTTGGTGGAGGAGTAAAAATAGAAAAACTAACGATTCCTGTTGAAGGGACATATTCCTACGGTAGTTATCAACACGCAGGATCTGTTATTGAAATTGATATAGAGGAAAATAAAAATAAATTACATGAATTTATAAATATTGATAGTTAG
- a CDS encoding enoyl-CoA hydratase has product MQVRTTRMHEEDAKIIYQETAGLAIITIHRPQAKNALTANMWDELAKIAVQTLNNPKNKVLIIKGSGENFTAGSDIKEFNAISLEKAEEAFVQMEKTISTIENLPLPVIGVINGPAMGAGLELALACDIRIGSDNARLGIPVGKLGITLNNKFAKRLVDLVGPSATKDFVYTGRMYKAEEAYKAGLLNYLVAEKDLNRFSIRMGKLVAGMSPASLLAVKNSVRECLDTSPVLWKSSTSFVDPTDFPEGVRAFVEKRTPKFTRKKEN; this is encoded by the coding sequence ATGCAAGTACGTACAACACGAATGCACGAAGAGGATGCAAAAATAATCTATCAAGAAACAGCTGGATTGGCGATTATTACGATACATCGTCCACAAGCAAAAAACGCACTAACAGCTAATATGTGGGACGAACTAGCAAAGATAGCTGTACAAACCTTGAATAATCCCAAAAATAAAGTGCTAATCATTAAAGGTTCGGGTGAAAATTTCACTGCGGGATCAGATATAAAGGAATTCAATGCAATTTCATTAGAAAAAGCTGAGGAAGCATTTGTACAAATGGAAAAAACGATTTCCACTATCGAAAACTTACCCTTACCCGTCATCGGTGTCATTAACGGCCCTGCTATGGGGGCTGGACTAGAATTAGCTTTAGCATGTGATATCCGCATCGGTTCAGATAATGCACGTTTAGGTATACCTGTTGGTAAATTGGGAATTACACTCAATAATAAATTTGCTAAACGACTTGTCGATTTAGTCGGACCTTCAGCTACAAAGGATTTTGTTTATACAGGTCGAATGTATAAAGCTGAGGAAGCATATAAGGCTGGTTTATTAAACTATTTAGTTGCTGAAAAGGACCTAAATCGATTTTCAATTCGCATGGGTAAACTAGTAGCTGGAATGTCGCCTGCATCTCTATTAGCTGTAAAAAATTCCGTTAGAGAATGTTTAGATACATCCCCTGTATTATGGAAGAGCTCTACGTCATTTGTTGATCCAACAGATTTTCCCGAAGGGGTTCGTGCATTTGTAGAAAAAAGAACTCCAAAATTCACACGAAAAAAAGAAAATTAA
- a CDS encoding patatin family protein yields the protein MDLVNVKNTSLILEGGTFRTVFTAGILDTFLENEILMPYIIGISAGAINACSYISEQKERTLRVFTNYRHDKRYIGFRNFIKERSLFGLNYAYDVIPNQLDKFDWEVFQSYKGSIQFGVTNAKTGQVEYKNALEMDKSCTLLRATCAIPVLFPEIKINETPYFDGGLADPIPIHKAIQDGYEKHVIILTRPQGYRKQSDRQSKLTMRLLQVRYPKLVDTMKKRVIRYNETMHLIEKLEAEGKVFVFRPDYPVQSLEKDINVMRKSYEMGYKQAMEKMDELKQFLDIK from the coding sequence ATGGATTTAGTTAATGTGAAAAATACGAGCTTAATTTTGGAAGGTGGAACATTTCGTACGGTATTCACTGCAGGGATTTTAGATACTTTTTTAGAGAATGAAATCCTGATGCCCTATATTATTGGTATATCAGCGGGCGCCATTAATGCATGCTCATATATTTCAGAGCAAAAAGAAAGAACGTTGCGTGTATTTACAAATTATCGTCATGATAAACGGTATATCGGATTTCGAAATTTTATAAAAGAGAGAAGTCTTTTTGGTTTAAATTATGCCTATGATGTTATTCCGAATCAATTAGATAAGTTTGATTGGGAAGTATTTCAATCCTATAAAGGCTCGATACAGTTTGGTGTAACAAACGCCAAAACAGGACAAGTAGAATACAAGAATGCTCTAGAAATGGATAAAAGCTGCACACTATTACGGGCCACTTGTGCAATTCCTGTTCTTTTCCCCGAAATAAAAATAAATGAAACACCATATTTTGATGGAGGCCTCGCAGATCCAATTCCTATACATAAAGCAATACAAGACGGATATGAAAAACATGTCATCATTTTAACTAGACCTCAAGGCTATCGAAAACAGTCGGATCGCCAGAGTAAATTAACAATGAGATTATTGCAGGTACGTTATCCTAAACTGGTAGATACGATGAAAAAACGCGTTATTCGATATAATGAAACAATGCACTTAATTGAAAAGCTTGAAGCAGAAGGAAAGGTGTTCGTTTTTCGACCTGATTACCCAGTACAAAGTTTAGAAAAAGACATAAACGTAATGCGTAAAAGCTATGAAATGGGTTATAAACAAGCGATGGAAAAAATGGACGAGCTTAAACAATTTCTAGATATAAAATAA
- the mvaB gene encoding hydroxymethylglutaryl-CoA lyase gives MFFPNRVEITEVGPRDGLQNESILVPTEEKKQLIYHLSQMGVKRIETASFVHPKVVPQMADAAEIASYCNSLGLTYIALTPNMKSLELAILSEVPQIAVFVGASETFNHKNINRSIDDSLNECTLMFEKAKQHNKFIRAYVSMCFSCPYEGQISFDNVKRVVEHFVNLGADEISIGDTNGQANPRIVYERFSKLKELYPATEFVAHFHDTNGFAYANVIAALQAGITKFDSSIAGLGGCPFSPGATGNVSTEGLVKLFHEMGIQTGIETEKMNAAKLYALKLVNK, from the coding sequence ATGTTTTTCCCAAATAGAGTTGAAATCACAGAAGTAGGGCCTCGAGATGGTTTACAAAATGAGTCAATCCTTGTACCTACTGAAGAGAAAAAACAATTAATATATCACCTATCACAAATGGGGGTTAAACGAATTGAAACTGCATCATTTGTTCATCCGAAAGTAGTACCACAAATGGCTGATGCTGCAGAGATCGCTTCTTACTGCAATTCATTAGGTTTAACATATATAGCACTTACACCAAACATGAAATCATTGGAGCTTGCCATTCTTTCAGAAGTTCCACAAATCGCTGTTTTTGTTGGCGCTTCAGAAACATTTAATCATAAAAATATTAATCGCTCCATTGATGATTCATTAAATGAATGTACGTTAATGTTTGAAAAAGCAAAACAGCATAACAAATTTATCCGCGCATATGTTTCAATGTGTTTTAGTTGTCCTTATGAGGGTCAAATTTCTTTTGACAATGTGAAAAGGGTAGTAGAGCATTTTGTAAATCTAGGTGCAGATGAAATATCGATTGGCGATACAAATGGGCAGGCAAACCCACGTATTGTCTACGAACGGTTTAGTAAATTAAAAGAGTTGTATCCTGCAACAGAATTTGTTGCTCATTTTCACGATACAAACGGATTTGCCTATGCCAATGTTATTGCAGCACTACAAGCTGGTATTACAAAATTTGATAGTTCAATTGCTGGACTAGGTGGCTGTCCGTTTTCACCAGGTGCAACAGGGAATGTTTCTACAGAAGGTCTAGTAAAGCTGTTCCATGAAATGGGGATACAAACAGGAATAGAAACAGAAAAAATGAATGCTGCGAAACTATACGCACTTAAATTAGTTAATAAATAG
- the msrA_2 gene encoding peptide methionine sulfoxide reductase MsrA, whose translation MEKATFAGGCFWCMVKPFTEWDGINKVTSGYMGGTVVNPTYEQVKTGTTGHYEVVQIEFDPEIFPYEKLLDIYWMQIDPTDDGGQFHDRGDQYRTAIFYHNETQRSIAENSKTELSKSGKFKKPIVTKILKADVFYNAEEYHQDYYLKEPEHYKEDREKSGRDTFINGSISNVGVM comes from the coding sequence TTGGAAAAAGCAACATTTGCAGGTGGATGTTTTTGGTGTATGGTCAAACCATTCACTGAATGGGATGGCATAAACAAAGTTACATCCGGTTATATGGGAGGGACTGTAGTAAACCCAACATATGAACAAGTAAAAACGGGTACTACTGGTCATTACGAAGTAGTACAGATTGAATTTGATCCCGAAATTTTTCCGTACGAAAAACTTTTAGATATTTATTGGATGCAAATTGATCCAACCGATGACGGAGGACAATTCCATGATCGAGGTGATCAATATCGAACAGCAATATTTTACCATAATGAAACCCAACGTTCCATTGCTGAGAACTCAAAAACTGAATTAAGTAAAAGTGGTAAATTTAAAAAGCCTATCGTTACTAAAATTTTGAAGGCAGATGTCTTCTATAACGCTGAAGAATATCATCAAGATTACTATTTAAAAGAACCAGAGCATTATAAAGAAGACAGAGAGAAATCTGGTAGAGATACCTTTATTAATGGTTCAATTTCAAATGTTGGGGTGATGTGA
- a CDS encoding ATPase: MIIHSLSGPSGTGKSTSALQFAHEYGIRAIIDDGLLIIDGEKRAGTSAKFEKNSLKAIRRAIFEDDIHKEEVIQTLIDYNIDSILIIGTSDKMTKKIANKLNLGDIHYYHYINEVRNKQEIQIAQFVRLTQGMHVMPIPYKQVEQNFFKRFIRKGIEIFSKNKEKIGETTIVQPDFHQQRIDISHKVYIDLIRFILNQYEYVAKVETIHFSMKQYQPIVYIAMSIYVPDRSTVAEKMGRLQELICEQFFQHFEFEPKKVHLYIKGIQQ; encoded by the coding sequence ATGATAATACATTCTTTAAGTGGTCCTAGTGGTACTGGAAAGAGTACGAGCGCACTTCAATTTGCTCATGAATATGGTATTCGAGCAATTATCGATGATGGTTTATTAATCATTGATGGAGAGAAAAGGGCAGGTACATCTGCAAAGTTTGAGAAAAATTCTTTAAAAGCTATTCGAAGAGCTATTTTTGAAGATGACATACATAAAGAAGAAGTCATTCAAACATTGATTGATTATAATATTGATTCAATTTTAATCATTGGAACGTCGGACAAAATGACAAAAAAGATTGCAAATAAATTGAATTTAGGTGACATTCATTATTATCACTATATAAATGAGGTGCGAAACAAACAAGAAATTCAAATCGCACAATTTGTTCGTTTAACTCAAGGAATGCACGTCATGCCGATTCCTTATAAACAAGTAGAACAAAATTTTTTTAAACGTTTTATAAGAAAAGGGATTGAAATTTTCTCGAAAAATAAAGAAAAAATAGGGGAAACAACGATTGTTCAACCAGATTTCCATCAGCAAAGAATTGATATATCTCATAAAGTATATATAGATTTAATTCGTTTTATATTGAATCAATACGAATATGTTGCAAAAGTAGAAACGATTCATTTTTCCATGAAACAATATCAGCCAATTGTTTATATTGCAATGTCAATTTATGTACCTGATCGTTCTACCGTTGCTGAAAAAATGGGACGATTACAAGAGCTGATTTGTGAACAATTTTTTCAGCATTTTGAATTTGAGCCTAAAAAAGTTCATCTTTATATAAAAGGAATTCAACAGTAA
- the aspB_2 gene encoding aminotransferase — protein sequence MNIIPSKKMSLFKPAIFSELKSYAKQLQQQNGLELIDLSLGSPDIPPHEMLREHLSKLSKLPTSYGYTLAASNEFKEAVARYYKRVNNVELDPKTEVIQTIGSQEGLVHLPVAFCDPGDIVLTTNPSYVAYNAGINLTGAQAYFVPLDEERGFVPNLSAIPEDVANKAKLLIINMPGNPVPASPSIEYFTEVVEFAKKYNIIVLHDAAYSEYYFTGDKPITFLEAPGAKEVGLEINSLSKSFSLAGARVAYIVGNAEMIKIIQQLKSNLDFGIFDPIQSTAALALDHAEQITAELRKTFSERHRVLTKGLTELGWDVAPSNGGMFIWAKYPYKMDSVTFAFKAIEQTGVIMVPGTEFGTEGEGYVRVALVQPVDLLKKAIEKLKSLAV from the coding sequence TTGAATATAATACCATCTAAGAAAATGTCATTATTTAAGCCAGCTATTTTTTCTGAACTAAAAAGTTATGCTAAACAATTACAGCAACAAAACGGTCTTGAGTTAATTGATTTAAGTCTTGGAAGCCCTGATATTCCACCACATGAGATGTTACGTGAACATCTTTCTAAACTAAGTAAACTTCCAACATCTTACGGCTATACATTAGCTGCATCGAATGAATTTAAAGAAGCAGTAGCTAGATACTATAAAAGAGTAAATAATGTTGAGCTTGACCCAAAAACAGAAGTAATTCAAACGATTGGTTCCCAAGAAGGATTAGTCCATTTGCCAGTAGCATTTTGTGACCCTGGTGATATCGTATTAACAACAAATCCATCCTATGTTGCTTACAATGCTGGTATTAACTTAACTGGTGCTCAAGCATATTTTGTACCTTTAGACGAAGAAAGAGGTTTTGTACCAAACTTGAGTGCGATCCCTGAAGACGTTGCTAATAAGGCGAAATTACTTATAATAAATATGCCTGGTAATCCAGTGCCTGCCTCACCTTCTATTGAATACTTTACGGAAGTTGTAGAATTTGCAAAAAAATATAACATTATCGTATTACATGATGCAGCTTATTCGGAGTATTACTTCACTGGCGATAAACCGATTACTTTTTTAGAAGCACCTGGAGCAAAAGAAGTTGGATTAGAAATAAACTCTCTTTCAAAAAGCTTCAGTTTAGCAGGAGCTCGTGTAGCATATATTGTCGGTAATGCAGAGATGATTAAAATTATTCAACAATTAAAGTCAAATCTTGATTTTGGAATTTTCGATCCTATTCAATCAACCGCTGCCTTGGCACTTGATCATGCAGAACAGATCACAGCAGAACTGCGCAAAACATTTTCAGAAAGACATCGAGTTTTAACGAAAGGTTTAACGGAACTTGGTTGGGATGTTGCTCCATCAAATGGAGGAATGTTCATTTGGGCTAAGTATCCTTATAAAATGGATAGTGTAACGTTTGCATTTAAAGCAATCGAACAAACAGGAGTTATTATGGTACCTGGAACTGAATTCGGTACTGAAGGGGAAGGCTATGTACGTGTTGCCCTAGTGCAACCTGTGGATTTACTCAAAAAAGCCATTGAAAAATTAAAAAGTTTAGCTGTTTAA
- a CDS encoding membrane protein, with the protein MKDFFSKLLTGMSLGIVVCLIPNALVGEILKLIIPYAPWLQPVLQASIIVMSLLPVIIGVLVGVQFKLSPIQMCSIGLAAFIGSGVTTVLEDGSLQIAGIGTVVNIGITSAIAVLFVKFLDSKLKQWTLLLMPALTLFIPGLIGLAILPYVKDGCLNLGYGISYLTDLQPILMGALIAMIFSILIISPISTIGVATAIMITGVGAGAANLGVAASGVGMCIAAYKANNLGTAIAHIASAKIQMRNFFMKPKIALPMVLTAAILGALSSIFQIIGDSYSAGFGLAGFVGPLKYLDMVGWSLESVTIAFSLFIALPIILNVLFLKLFEKKLQWFEAEDYKVTYE; encoded by the coding sequence ATGAAAGATTTTTTTAGTAAGTTATTAACAGGAATGAGTTTAGGAATCGTTGTTTGTTTAATTCCAAATGCACTCGTAGGTGAAATTTTAAAGTTAATTATTCCTTACGCACCATGGTTACAACCCGTGTTACAAGCTTCAATAATTGTGATGAGTTTACTACCTGTTATTATCGGGGTATTAGTCGGAGTTCAATTTAAATTGTCTCCTATACAAATGTGTTCTATTGGTTTAGCTGCTTTTATTGGTAGTGGTGTCACTACTGTTTTAGAAGATGGTTCGTTGCAAATTGCAGGAATTGGTACTGTTGTTAATATTGGGATTACTTCTGCTATCGCGGTGTTATTTGTAAAATTTTTAGATTCAAAATTAAAACAATGGACATTATTACTGATGCCCGCTCTGACACTATTTATTCCAGGATTAATAGGGCTTGCAATTCTTCCGTATGTAAAAGATGGATGTCTAAATCTTGGTTACGGAATCTCTTATCTTACTGATTTACAGCCAATTTTAATGGGTGCGTTAATCGCAATGATTTTCTCCATTTTGATCATCTCACCTATTTCAACAATAGGCGTTGCAACAGCAATTATGATTACAGGCGTTGGAGCAGGTGCTGCAAACCTTGGTGTTGCTGCATCAGGTGTTGGAATGTGTATCGCTGCTTATAAAGCGAACAACTTAGGAACTGCAATTGCACATATTGCTTCTGCTAAAATACAAATGAGAAACTTCTTTATGAAGCCAAAAATCGCTTTACCTATGGTACTAACAGCTGCGATATTAGGTGCTTTATCAAGTATATTCCAAATCATCGGGGATTCCTACAGTGCGGGATTTGGTCTTGCGGGATTCGTTGGGCCGCTTAAATATTTAGATATGGTTGGATGGAGTTTGGAAAGTGTAACAATCGCCTTTTCTTTATTTATTGCGTTGCCAATTATCTTAAATGTACTATTCTTAAAACTATTTGAAAAGAAATTACAGTGGTTTGAAGCTGAAGACTATAAAGTAACATATGAATAA
- a CDS encoding ISL3 family transposase encodes MHMYFNMKIPGFEGVEIHKVENVEDRIALYVMMPRKEHKCPVCGNLTSKVHDYRIQKIKHLKWFERLSMIFYKRRRYVCDCGKRFSEDNPFVERYQQYSKEWNQVARIKAIKGKTFKETAEVLGTSITTIIRRFDSVLNDKLANGVELPKHIAIDEYKGDTDAGTYQLIIANAETHEPLDILPNRRKNTIKDYLRKFGSSVNVVVMDMNPHFKEAVKKALSRPVIVADRFHYSRYIYWALDEVRRIVQKEWHAYDRKQCKRMRHVLYKRKEKLKEKDRWYLNRYLGMSDVLKQAYILKEAYCKWLDWAKKTNDIKEIKEKLFEFYKQVEESNIPAFIKAIQTFKNWQVEILNSFSYGYSNGFLEGINNKSKVIKRNAYGFKRFEHYKGKILLSNQYKEIGVHLG; translated from the coding sequence GTGCATATGTATTTTAACATGAAGATTCCAGGATTTGAAGGTGTAGAGATTCATAAAGTTGAGAATGTTGAGGATCGAATAGCATTATATGTAATGATGCCTAGGAAAGAACATAAATGTCCTGTTTGTGGAAATCTAACTTCAAAGGTTCATGATTATCGTATACAAAAGATAAAGCATTTAAAATGGTTTGAGCGGCTATCAATGATTTTTTATAAACGCCGCCGTTATGTTTGTGATTGTGGAAAGCGTTTTTCTGAAGATAATCCATTTGTGGAGAGATACCAACAATATTCGAAAGAATGGAATCAAGTAGCACGTATAAAAGCTATTAAAGGAAAAACTTTTAAGGAGACTGCTGAAGTTTTAGGGACATCAATTACAACAATTATTCGTAGGTTTGATTCTGTTTTAAATGATAAATTGGCTAATGGAGTTGAATTACCTAAGCATATCGCTATTGATGAATATAAGGGCGATACAGATGCAGGAACTTATCAGCTCATTATTGCGAATGCAGAAACACATGAACCGCTTGATATCTTACCCAACCGTCGTAAAAATACAATTAAAGATTACTTAAGAAAATTTGGTAGCTCGGTTAATGTCGTAGTGATGGATATGAACCCTCATTTTAAAGAAGCCGTTAAAAAGGCATTAAGTCGACCTGTAATCGTGGCCGATCGATTTCACTATAGTCGTTATATTTACTGGGCCTTAGACGAGGTTCGTAGAATCGTTCAGAAAGAATGGCATGCTTATGATCGCAAACAGTGTAAAAGGATGCGGCATGTATTGTATAAGAGAAAAGAGAAATTAAAGGAAAAGGATCGCTGGTACTTAAATCGTTATCTCGGAATGTCAGATGTTTTAAAACAAGCATACATACTTAAAGAAGCTTATTGTAAATGGTTAGACTGGGCCAAAAAAACGAATGACATAAAAGAAATAAAAGAAAAATTATTTGAATTCTACAAGCAGGTAGAAGAATCAAATATTCCTGCGTTTATTAAGGCAATTCAAACCTTTAAGAATTGGCAAGTAGAGATATTGAATAGCTTCAGTTACGGTTACTCTAACGGCTTTTTAGAAGGGATAAATAATAAATCGAAAGTTATTAAACGAAATGCCTACGGCTTTAAGAGATTTGAGCATTATAAAGGTAAAATATTATTAAGCAATCAATATAAAGAAATCGGTGTTCATTTAGGATGA
- the yubA gene encoding UPF0118 membrane protein YubA, with amino-acid sequence MEREREIGNGNIPREKSRFFSTKFIRFLGGKNLLFILIALLLLGCVIFVYDKISFIFYPLQVLFDVVILPGVLAIIAYYLLRPFHRILINWKVPRVWGIFILYLIVLGLLTLLIVAVYPFLRDQFKNLMHEFPIYSRLIIENTVTFLNNSSFHEIFDRYNFDYNAMITDLTVNLSTTIKNTFSAIASGVASGITGFLSKLTSIILSLVTVPFILFYLLYEGEKLPKFILKVLPPRMRNEASQVMKEVDKQVSSYIQGQILVSICIGVMMTIGFLIIGLDYALVLGFIAMITSVVPYLGPVIAITPAIIIALVNSPIMLVKLVIVWTVVQLVEGKLITPNIMGKSLSIHPITIIFVLLTAGSLFGVAGVILGIPGYAILKVVVSHLYRLLKKRYNRYESDPTKKFEV; translated from the coding sequence TTGGAAAGAGAGAGAGAAATCGGCAATGGAAATATACCACGAGAAAAATCAAGGTTTTTTTCAACAAAATTCATACGATTTTTAGGTGGTAAAAATCTATTATTTATTCTAATTGCATTATTATTATTAGGTTGTGTCATATTTGTTTACGATAAAATATCCTTTATATTTTATCCATTGCAAGTTCTATTTGATGTGGTGATATTACCTGGTGTACTAGCCATCATTGCATATTATTTACTTAGACCATTTCATCGTATTTTGATAAATTGGAAAGTTCCACGAGTTTGGGGAATTTTTATATTATACTTAATCGTTTTAGGACTACTGACATTACTTATCGTTGCGGTATATCCTTTCCTTCGAGATCAATTTAAAAATCTTATGCATGAATTTCCGATTTATTCAAGGTTAATCATTGAGAATACCGTTACTTTCTTGAACAATTCGAGTTTCCATGAAATTTTTGATAGATATAATTTTGATTATAATGCGATGATCACGGATTTAACTGTAAATCTTAGTACTACTATAAAAAATACTTTTTCAGCTATAGCTTCTGGTGTTGCTTCAGGTATCACAGGCTTTTTATCTAAATTAACTAGTATAATACTTTCGCTTGTTACAGTGCCTTTTATTTTATTTTATTTATTATATGAAGGTGAGAAACTTCCTAAATTTATTTTAAAAGTGTTACCACCTCGTATGAGAAATGAAGCTAGCCAAGTTATGAAAGAAGTGGATAAGCAAGTAAGCTCTTATATTCAGGGACAGATTTTGGTTTCGATCTGTATCGGCGTTATGATGACAATTGGTTTTTTAATCATCGGTTTAGATTATGCGCTAGTTCTAGGTTTCATTGCAATGATTACAAGTGTCGTGCCGTATTTAGGTCCTGTAATTGCTATCACACCAGCGATAATTATCGCTCTAGTCAACTCGCCAATTATGTTAGTTAAGCTAGTAATCGTTTGGACAGTTGTACAACTTGTAGAGGGTAAGCTTATTACACCGAATATAATGGGGAAATCATTATCAATTCACCCAATTACCATCATTTTTGTGTTATTAACCGCAGGGTCATTATTTGGTGTTGCAGGCGTAATTTTAGGTATTCCGGGATATGCAATATTAAAAGTAGTGGTATCTCATTTATATCGATTACTTAAAAAACGGTACAATCGCTACGAATCAGATCCAACTAAAAAATTTGAAGTATAA